A window from Primulina eburnea isolate SZY01 chromosome 2, ASM2296580v1, whole genome shotgun sequence encodes these proteins:
- the LOC140823045 gene encoding lysine--tRNA ligase, chloroplastic/mitochondrial — protein MEAALQSLRLKHLLHLAFYKPTNRTHLLTSKLRPFFVLRCSSSASSPPSSSAALPGGRSRRQSSSASPTSTSDRDAIRAIRIKKVQELRSNGLDPYAYKWDRTHTAKQLQEIYRDLGNGEESTGENDYVSIAGRILARRAFGKLAFLTLRDDSGTIQLYCEKERLLGDQFEHLKTLVDIGDIVGAKGSIKRTEKGELSVCVTSFSVLTKSLLPLPDKFHGLADIDKRYRQRYVDMIANPEVAVIFKKRAKIISEIRKTVETAGFVEVETPVLQGAAGGAEARPFITYHNSLGQDLYLRIATELHLKRMLVGGFEKVYEIGRIFRNEGISTRHNPEFTTIEMYEAYSDYENMMNMTEDIIISCSLAVNGKLILDYQGVEICLERPWRRETMHNLVKEVTGVDFNDFSDDLTAVKEVALRALDVDGDNKVASTIEACPTIGHVLNEVFEIAVEPRLLQPTFVLDYPIEISPLAKPHRRRAGLTERFELFICGREMANAFSELTDPLDQRERLEEQVRQHNKKKTLISDTIGSKDIKKSLDDDAYDVTLDEDFLTALEYGMPPASGMGLGIDRLVMLLTNSASIRDVIAFPVLKTQQLS, from the exons ATGGAGGCGGCGCTACAATCGCTGAGACTGAAGCATCTTCTCCACCTTGCTTTTTACAAACCCACCAACAGAACCCACTTACTCACTTCAAAGTTACGTCCTTTCTTTGTCCTCCGTTGCTCCTCATCTGCTTCTTCTCCGCCTTCCTCCTCCGCCGCCCTCCCTGGTGGTCGTAGCCGCAGGCAGTCCTCTTCGGCTTCTCCCACTTCCACCTCCGACAGAGATGCCATTCGTGCCATTCGTATAAAAAAG GTGCAAGAGCTAAGAAGCAATGGACTGGATCCATATGCTTATAAGTGGGATCGTACTCATACAGCAAAGCAGCTGCAAGAGATTTACAGGGATCTTGGAAATGGTGAGGAATCAACTGGTGAGAATGATTATGTATCAATTGCTGGTAGAATTTTGGCTCGAAGGGCTTTTGGAAAGCTTGCCTTCTTAACTTTGAGGGATGACTCGGGAACAATACAG CTCTATTGTGAAAAGGAGAGACTACTGGGTGATCAATTTGAACATTTGAAGACACTCGTTGACATAGGTGATATAGTGGGGGCAAAAGGTTCAATTAAGCGTACAGAAAAGG GTGAGTTATCTGTTTGTGTGACTTCGTTCTCAGTTCTGACAAAATCTTTGCTTCCGTTGCCTGATAAATTTCATGGCCTGGCTGACATAGATAAGCGCTATCGCCAGAG GTATGTAGACATGATTGCAAACCCTGAGGTAGCAGTCATATTTAAAAAAAGAGCCAAG ATCATATCTGAAATACGGAAGACAGTGGAGACTGCTGGTTTTGTTGAAGTTGAAACTCCAGTTCTTCAG GGAGCAGCTGGTGGGGCTGAAGCTAGACCATTTATTACGTACCATAACTCTCTTGGTCAAGATCTATATCTGCGAATTGCAACTGAGCTCCACTTGAAGAGGATGCTG GTTGGTGGATTTGAGAAAGTATACGAGATTGGCAGGATATTTAGAAATGAAGGCATTTCAACGCGTCATAATCCTGAATTTACTACGATTGAG ATGTATGAAGCATATTCAGACTATGAAAACATGATGAATATGACAGAAGATATTATCATAAGCTGTTCTTTGGCAGTTAATGGCAAACTTATCCTTGATTATCAG GGTGTAGAGATATGCTTAGAAAGACCATGGAGGAGGGAAACCATGCACAATCTTGTGAAAGAAGTGACGGGAGTTGATTTCAATGATTTCTCTGATGATCTTACTGCTGTAAAAGAAGTTGCTTTGCGGGCATTGGATGTTGATGGTGACAATAAAGTCGCAAGTACTATTGAAGCATGTCCAACCATTGGTCATGTGCTGAACGAG GTTTTTGAAATAGCTGTAGAGCCTCGGTTGTTGCAGCCCACTTTTGTGTTGGATTACCCGATTGAAATATCACCTTTAGCCAAACCGCACAGAAG GCGTGCAGGCTTGACAGAGAGGTTTGAGCTTTTCATATGTGGCCGTGAGATGGCTAATGCATTCTCTGAACTGACTGATCCTTTGGACCAG AGGGAACGGCTGGAAGAACAGGTTAGACAGCATAATAAGAAGAAAACATTAATTTCAGACACAATTGGTAGCAAGGACATAAAGAAAAGTCTTGATGATGATGCATATGATGTGACTCTTGATGAAGATTTTTTGACAGCTCTGGAATATGGGATGCCTCCCGCGTCTGGAATG ggACTCGGCATCGACAGGCTAGTAATGCTTTTGACAAACTCGGCCAGTATACGTGATGTTATTGCTTTCCCTGTCCTCAAAACTCAGCAGTTGAGTTAG